One Mustela nigripes isolate SB6536 chromosome 5, MUSNIG.SB6536, whole genome shotgun sequence DNA segment encodes these proteins:
- the AIG1 gene encoding androgen-induced gene 1 protein isoform X10, whose translation MALVPCQVLRVAILLSYCSILCNYKAIEMPSHQTYGGSWKFLTFIDLCLRVKAWLPP comes from the exons ATGGCGCTTGTCCCGTGCCAGGTGCTGCGGGTGGCGATCCTGCTGTCCTACTGCTCTATCCTGTGCAACTACAAGGCCATCGAAATGCCCTCGCATCAAACCTACGGCGGGAGCTGGAAATTCCTGACGTTCATTGATCTG TGCTTGCGCGTAAAGGCCTGGCTGCCCCCGTAG